AATTTCTAATACCAGTTTTTCGTAGTCGGTTTTTTGTTCTACGCGGAAGTTTTCCACTGCATATTTCACGTTCCGGATAGGAGTGAAAATAGAATCGATGGGAATAACATTCACTTCGTCGTTTTCATTTCGGTTTTCCTCTGCCGGAACATAACCACGACCTTTATTTATCGTTATATCGATTTGGAAACTTGCGCTTGAATCCATGTGGCAGATCACCTGATCGGGATTCAACACCTCGAAACCGGTGAGATATTTACCAATGTCTCCTGCCTTGAACACTTCCGTACCCGAAACAGCAATGGTAACTTTCTCATTCTCGATTTCTTCGACAATCTGTTTGAAACGAACCTTTTTCAGATTCAGAATCATATTTGTTACGTCCTCGATAACGCCGGGAACGGTTGCGAACTCATGCTCAACCCCATCGATACGTATCGAGGTGATAGCAAAACCTTCGAGTGAAGAAAGGAGTATACGGCGTAAAGCATTACCTACGGTAACGCCATAACCGGGCTCCAACGGACGAAATTCGAATTTACCGAAAAATGCGTCCGCCTCCAACATTAAAACTTTATCGGGTTTTTGAAATGCTAATATAGCCATGGAATCATTTATTATTTAGAATACAATTCTACGATCAACTGTTCTTTAATGTTTTCGGGAATGTCTGCTCTTTCGGGCAAATGTAAAAATTTACCGCTGACCGAATTCTGGTCCCACTCAATCCAAGGATATTTGCTGTGATTAAAACCAGAAAGAGCATCGGCAATCACTTCAAGCGATTTTGCCTTTTCGCGAACACCGATTATCTGCCCCGGTTTTACCGAGTAAGAAGGAATGTTCACCACTTTGCCGTCAACAACGATATGTCTGTGCGAAACCAACTGACGGGCCGCAGCTCTGGTAGGAGCGATACCCATGCGGAATACGACATTGTCTAAGCGAGCTTCGAGAAGTTGTAACAACACCTCGCCTTTAATACCTTTGGTACGAGATGCTTTTTCAAACAAATTACGGAATTGTTTCTCCAATACGCCGTAAGTATATTTTGCTTTTTGCTTCTCGC
The sequence above is a segment of the Coprobacter tertius genome. Coding sequences within it:
- a CDS encoding DNA-directed RNA polymerase subunit alpha — encoded protein: MAILAFQKPDKVLMLEADAFFGKFEFRPLEPGYGVTVGNALRRILLSSLEGFAITSIRIDGVEHEFATVPGVIEDVTNMILNLKKVRFKQIVEEIENEKVTIAVSGTEVFKAGDIGKYLTGFEVLNPDQVICHMDSSASFQIDITINKGRGYVPAEENRNENDEVNVIPIDSIFTPIRNVKYAVENFRVEQKTDYEKLVLEITTDGSIHPKEALKEAAKILIYHFMLFSDEKITLETTDIDGNEEFDEEVLHMRQLLKTKLVDMDLSVRALNCLKSADVETLGELVVFNKTDLLKFRNFGKKSLTELDELLANLNLSFGMDISKYKLDKE
- the rpsD gene encoding 30S ribosomal protein S4, giving the protein MARYTGPKTKIARKFGEAIFGPDKVLSKKNYPPGQHGANKRRKTSEYGIQLREKQKAKYTYGVLEKQFRNLFEKASRTKGIKGEVLLQLLEARLDNVVFRMGIAPTRAAARQLVSHRHIVVDGKVVNIPSYSVKPGQIIGVREKAKSLEVIADALSGFNHSKYPWIEWDQNSVSGKFLHLPERADIPENIKEQLIVELYSK